The DNA region GGGAGCTTTTTTCTGGCATGATCGACCAGCGGACGAGCGACTTCCTGTCGGAATTCCTTGCCTCTCCCAACCGGGACCCCGCGGTGCTCGACCGTTTCCTGTTGCATGGGCCGGAACGCGGGGGCCGGGCGGCCAGGCCGCGCCTGAAGATCGCCTTCTTCGATTTCTGGCCGGAGTTCGATCCGTCCGCGAATTTCTTCGTTGAGATCCTGTCGTCCCGCTTCGACGTCTCGGTCGTCGACAATGACAGCGACCTCGCCATCCTGTCGGTGTTCGGCGAGCGCCACCGCGAGGCGCGGACCGCCCGCGCCCTGTTCTTCACCGGCGAGAATGTGCGCCCGCCGCTCGACGGCGTCGACATGTCGGTGTCGTTCGACCGCATCGACCATCCCCGGCATTACCGCCTGCCGCTCTATGTGATGCATGCCTGGGACCACCGGCGCGAAGGGGCGACCCCGCATTTCTGCCATCCGGTCCTGCCGCCGGTGCCGCCGACGCGGGAGGAGGCGGCCAAGCGGAAATTCTGCGCCTTCCTCTACAAGAATCCCCACTGCGCCCGCCGCAACGACTTCTTCCAGATGCTGTGCGCCCGTCGCCATGTGGAGTCGGTCGGCTGGCTGCTGAACAACACCGGCAGCGTGGTGAAGATGGGCTGGCTGCCGAAGATCCGCGTCTTCGCGCGCTACCGCTTCGCCTTCGCCTTCGAGAACGCCGCCCATCCCGGCTACCTGACCGAGAAGATCCTGGACGCCTTCCAGGCCGGGACGGTTCCGCTCTATTGGGGCGATTCCGGCGTCCTGCGCGATGTCGCCGCCGGCAGCTTCATCGACGTGTCGCGCTACGCCTCCGACGAGGAGGCCATCGAGGCGATCCTGGCCATCGACGACGATTACGACAGCTACCGCCGTTATCGCGGCACGGCGCCCTTCCTCGGCACCGAGGATTTCTATTTCGATGCCTATCGTCTGGCCGAATGGATCGAAAGCCGCCTGTAAGAGGCAATTCGCGGAGATCATGATGAAGGGGAGGGCGTCGCGATGAAGCGTGTGCTGCTGAACTATGCCGACGGCGCCTTCACCACAGCGCAGAAATACAACGCCAAGACCGGCCTGTCGGTGGGTGGTTTCGAGGGCGTGGCGATGATGGGGCGGCGGCACATCGATGCCGGCTTCGCCGCCCGCAACGCGCATATCCTCGGCCAGCCGCGCGGCGCCGGCTATTGGCTGTGGAAGCCCTATTTCATCGACCTGCTGTTGCGCGAGCATCTGCGGGACGGCGACATCCTGTTCTACAGCGACAGCGGCGCCCATTTCGTCCACAGCGCCGATCCGGTGATCGAGCTGTGCCGCCAGCGGCGCGACCTTCCCCTTCTGCTGTTCACGCTGGAGGATGAGCACCGCAACAGCGTCTGGACCAAGCGCGACTGCTTCCACTACATGGGGCTGGACCAGCCGGCCTATGCCGGGGCGCCGCAAATCCTCGCCAGCTTCGTGGTCTGCGAGCGCGGGCCTGCGACGATGGCCTTCGTCGCGGAATGGCTGCGCCATGCCGAGGACGCCCGGATCCTCACCGACGCGCCCAATGAATGCGGCCTGCCGGACTATCCCGATTTCCGCGACCACCGCCACGACCAGAGCATCCTCAGCCTGCTCGGCCGCCGCTGCGGCGTGGCGACCATCCCCGACATCTCGCAATGGGGCGACGACCGCCGTCCGGCCGGGTTCCCCCGCATCATGGAACACACGCGCTGGCGGGATTAGGAGCGGCGATGGCGGACGGAGGGTTCAGGGGATGACAGGCTTCGCCCGCGCCGCGGCGGCGGAGGCCCGCGGCGATCTCCCGCAGGCCAGGGAGCTGTATCTCGACCTTCTGCGGGCCGACCCGCGCGATGCCGCCGCCCTGCACCGGCTCGCCATGGTCGAGCTGCGGCTGGGTCGTCCGGGGGAGGCGGTGACCCTGTTCCAGAAGTCGCTCGCCATCGCCCGGAACCTGGAGGTCCTTCTCGATTTCGGTGCGGCGATGGCCGGCATGGCCCGCTGGGATGCCGCCGCGACGGTCTATGCGGCGGCGCTGCGGGTCGGCCCCGACTCGGTCGATGCCCAGTATGGTCTGGCGCTCGCCCTGCACGGCCAGGGACGGCCGGGGGACGCCGAACCCCATTACCGCAAGGTTCTGGCCACCCACGCCCATCTCGGCGAGGTCCACAACAATCTCGGCGTCGCCCTGCTCGACCTCGGCCGCTTCGCCGAGGCCGCCGCCGCCCACCGCGAGGCGGTGCGGCTGGATCCCGGCGACGCCGCCGGCTGGGGCAAGCTCGGCGTCGCGCTCCAGCGGATGGGCGACGGCGGAGCGGCGGAGGCGGCCTTGCGCAAGGCCGCCGGCTTCGCCCCGCAGAGCGCCGAACACTGGTACAATCTCGCCTGTGTGCTGGAGGCGGGCGGTCGCGCGGCGGAGGCCGCCGGCGCCGCCCGGATCGCCGTCGCCCTCGACCCGGCGGAAGCCGCGAACTGGCTGGCGCTGGGCAACGCCGCCCAGGCCGCCGAGCGGCGGGAGGAGGCCTGGCGGGAAACGGCTTGGCGGGCGGCGGCGGCGGCGGTGCGGCTGGCGCCGTCCGATCCGGCGGCGCGCAACAATCTCGCCAACGCCCTGCGGTCGCTCGGCCGCCTGCGGGACGCGGTGGTGGAATACCGGGCGGCCCTGGCCCTGCAACCCGATTTCCCGGTCGCCGAGATCAATCTCGCGCTCGCCCTGTCGATCCTGCGCGAGGCGGAGGGGGCGCTGGCGGTCCTGCGCGGCCTGACCGCCCGGCAGCCGGCCAATGACGAGGCGTGGCGGCGGATGGGGCGCGTGCTGGTCGATGCCGTCCGGCCCGACCTCGCCGTCGCCGCCCTGCGCAACGCCATCGTCCTGCTGCCCGGCGATCCGGAGAGCCATGCCGATCTGGCGATGGCGGCGGCGATGTGCGACTGGAGCGGGCAGTCGGCCGAGGCCTGCCGGCGGGTGCTGCGGCTGGCGCCGGGGCACGCCGCCGCCCTCGGCCAGCTCTTCCGCCAGCAGCGGGCGCTTTGCGACTGGCGCGGGCTGGACGGGCTGGAGGCGCTGCTGCTCCGGCGGGCGCGGGAGGGGGCGGAGGGCGTGTCGCCGTTCGACCTGCTGTCCTGCGATTCGTCCCTCGCCGACCAGATGGCCGTGGCGGCCCGCTGGGCGGCGGCGAAGTCCCGCGACGCGGTCCCCGTAAATATGCCCGCCGCCATCCCGTCCGCCGCCGCGTCAGCCGACCGGCGCCTGCGCGTCGGCTACCTGTCGTCGGATTTCCGCGAGCATGCGATGGGCCATCTGATGGTCGACGCGCTGGAGACGCACGACCGCTCGCGCTTCGCCGTCACCGCCTATTCGACCGGCATCGACGACGGCAGCGCCCTGCGCCGGCGGTTCGAGCGCTCGCTGGAACGCTTCGTCGATCTGCGCCGCCACAGCGACGCCGATGCGGCTGCGGTGATCGCGGCGGACGGCGTCGACATCCTGGTCGACCTGACCGGCTTCACCACCTTCTCGCGCACCGCGATCCTGGCCGCCCGCCCGGCGCCGGTGCAGGTCAACTGGCTTGGCTATCCGGGAACGCTGGGCGCCTCCTTCGTCGACTACATCCTGGCCGACCCGACCGTGATCCTGCCGGGTGAGGAGCGCTTCTTCACCGAGCGGGTGGTGCGGCTGCCGGATTGCTACCAGCCCAACGACCGCCGGCGGGTCATCGCCGACGCCACGCCGTCGCGCGCGGCCTGCGGGCTGCCGGAGGACGGCTTCGTCTTCTGCTGCTTCAACAGCACCCACAAGCTGACGCCGGCCCTGCTCGACGGCTGGGCGCGCATCCTCGCGGCGGTGCCGGACAGCCTGCTCTGGCTCTATGCCGGAAATCCGCAGGCCGCCGACAACCTCCGGCGCGAGGGCGAGGCCCGCGGCAACGACCCCCGCCGCCTCGTCTTCGCCGCTCCCTTGCCCCATGCCGAGCATCTGGCGCGGCACCGGCTGGCCGACCTATTCCTCGACACGCTGCCCTACAACGCCCATACCACGGCCAGCGACGCCCTGTGGGCGGGGCTGCCGGTGCTGACGCGGCGGGGGACCACCTTCGCCGGGCGGGTGGCGGCCAGCCTGCTGCGGGCGGCCGGGCTGCCCGAACTGATCGTCGAGGACCAGCAGGCGTATGAGGCGGCGGCGATATCGCTCGCCCGCTCGCCCGGAAGGCTCCGCGACCTGCGGCACCGGCTGGCGCGCGCCCTGCCGACCTGTCCGCTGTTCGACACGCCGCGCTTCACCCGCCATCTCGAGGCGGCCTATCGCGCGATGTGGGACAATCACCGGTCCGGCGCCGGGCCGCGGCACATCACCATCGCCGCCGAAGCGGGGCCGGTCGGCTGGAACCCTGATCAGGAAGGAAAGGCATATGACAGTCGATGACAGCGCCGGACAGAGGCTTTCGCGGCGGCTCAACATCGTCGTTCCCTATCGGGACCGCGAAAGCCATCTGCGCGAGTTCGCTCCGTGGGTGAGCGCCTATTTCGATCGGCTGGAGCCGCCGATCGACTACCGCGTCACCATCGTCGAACAGGAGGACGGGCTGCCGTTCAACCGCGGGGCGTTGATGAATGCCGGCTTCCTGCTGGGCGAGGCGTGGAGCGACTATGCCTGTCTGCATGATGTCGATTATCTGCCGGTCGACGCCGATTATTCCTGGGCCGACCGCCCCACGCCCATCCTGTGGTATGGGGCCGAACAGCGGCCGGTGGCGCCGGGCGTTTCCGACCGTACGGTGACGACCAATCTGGAAAGCTCGATGGGCGGGGTTCTGCTGATGCCGAACGCGGTGATGCGGCAGGTCGATGGCTATTCCAACGGCTATTGGGGCTGGGGGTACGAGGATTTCGATTTCTCGCTGCGCATCCGGGCGCGGCAGCTTCCCACCAGCCGGCGCAAGGGGCGCTTCCAGCCGCTTGACCACCGCAACGACGGCTTTACCCCCGAGGCGGCGCCGTCGCCGATCTCCCTGGTCAACCGCCGGGTCTTCCAGGAGCTGTGGTCAACCGGCAAGATTCCGGCCGGCGACGGGCTGTCCTCGCTGGCCTTCGAGGTGCTGGACCGCCGCCCCTGCGCCGGCTGCATCGCGGGAGCGGAGGAGCGCTGGGAGATCGTCCGGGTCCGTTTCGCCCACGCCCCCCGGCCGGACCAGGCCGAGGCGGACCGCGCCGCCGCCCAGGCTCGCGAGGACGGCGCCTGAGGACGGCGACTGAACGGGGCGGCGTGCTTTCCGGAAAGGAAGGTTTGGGCGGCGGGCGCCGCCGCCCCTTCTCCTCACATGCTCGACTTGCCGCCATGGGCCGACGACCAGCCGACCGGGTCGTTCAGGAACTTCTCGACCTCGGACAGGGTGTTCTCGTCGAAATATCGGTTCTCGCGCGCGACCTTCAGCACGTCCCACCAGGTGCACAGCGCGTGCAGGCGCACGCCGATGGCGTCCATGTTGACCTTCGACTGCGGGAAGATGCCGTAGTGGAAGATGACGAAGGTGTCGGTCACCTGGGCGCCGCCGTTGCGCAGCGCGGTGACGAAATTCTCCTTGCTCTTGCCGTCGGTCGCCAGATCCTCGACCAGCAGGACGCGCTGCCCCTCGGTCAGCAGTCCTTCGATCTGGGCGTTGCGGCCGAAGCCCTTCGGCTTCTTGCGCACATACTGCATCGGCAGTTCCAGCCGGTCGGCGATCCAGGCGGCGAAGGGGATGCCGGCGGTCTCGCCGCCCGCCACCGCGTCGATGGCCTCATAGCCGATCTCGCGCTCGATGGTGGCGACGGCGAAATCCATCAGTGCCTTGCGGGCGCGCGGAAAGGACACGATGCGGCGGCAGTCGGTGTAGACCGGGCTGGCCCAACCCGAGGTGAAGATGAACGGCGTCTCGGCGTTGAAGTGCAGCGCCTTGATCTCCAGCAGGATCTTGGCCGCGGTGGCGGCGATGGTGGCCTGATCGGGCAGGGACGACATGACGGAGGCTCCGGGAAAACGGTGATCGCCGCCCTGTGTAGCGGGGGAGGGCGCGATTCGCAATTCCCGACGATCCCCCGCGGCGGTGACCCGAGCCGCCTTGCTCAGGCCGTCCGCACGCTGAGGATGTAGCTGTCGACCTCCGTCCGCAGCCGTTCCATTTCCCGGCGCAGTTCGGTCGCGGCGGCGGCCAGTTCGCCGGCGGTGCGGTCGGTGCCGACGATGGTGTCGTGCACGCCGGCCAGCGTGCCGGACATGGCCGTCACCGCGCCCGAGCCGTCATTCATCGCCCGCAGGATGCCCTGCGCCGCGTCCGACTGGCGCGACACCGAGTCGGCGATGGCCGCCCCGCTGTCGCGAACCGCCTCCACCGTGCTCGACACCCCGTCCATGGCCTGCACCGCATCGTCGACGATGGCCTGGATGCCGGCGATCTGGCCCTGGATGTCCTCGGTGGCGCGGGCGGTCTGGCCGGCGAGATTCTTCACTTCGTTGGCGACCACGGCGAAGCCCTTGCCGGCCTCGCCGGCGCGGGCGGCCTCGATCGTCGCGTTCAGCGCCAGCAGGTTGGTCTGGCTGGCGATGGAGTTGATCAGACCGACCACGTCGCCGATCCGTCGCGACGCGTCGGCAAGGTCCCTGATCCTGTGCGCCGCCTCGCCGGTCCGCTGGACGGCGTCGGCCGTCATCCGGGTGGCCTGCCCGCTGTGGCGGCCGACCTCGTCGATCAGCCCTCCCAGCCCGTCGGCGCCGGCCGCGGCGTCGCGCACGATGCGGGCGGCGCTGTCCGCGCGACCGCGCAGGTCGCCGATCTCGCCCGCCGCGCGCCCGGCATCCTCGGACATCAGGCCGGCGGTGGATTGCAGCTGCTCGCTGGTGGCGCCCAGGCCGCGCAGGATGGCCGCGGTCTGGTGGGTGAAACGGTCGGTCGCCTCGCCCAGGGTGGCGAGCTTGCGCAGATCCCGGGACTGCCGCTCTTCCTCCTCCGCCCTGCGGCGATCGAGATCGGCCGCCTGGCTCTGCATCAGCATCACGGCGGCGGTCACCCGGCCGATGGCGTCATCGACGGGATAGTCCAACGCGATGTCGCGTCGCCCATGGCCGATGCCGGCGATCCCGTCGGCGGCGCGGTCGAGCGGCCGGGTGATCGAGCGGCCGATGCCCAGCGCCAGGATCGCCGAGCCGACGATGGCCAGCGCGGTCACCGCGCCGATCAACGCGTAGGCATAGATCGTGATGGAGTCGGACTCCTTGCTGTTCGCCTGGTTCTCCGTCCGGATCAGGGTGGACAGGGCGTCGTTGCGGTCCTCCAACTGATGGAAGCGCTCCAGAAAGGCGGGAAGCCCGGCCTTCGCCTTCGCCGTGTCGCGCAGGGCCAGATCGACCAGATTTTCCGCCGCGCGGATATATTCCTCCATCGGGCCGAGCAGGTCGCCCACACCCTTTTCGACGGTGGGGCTGAGGGCGAGGCGCCGGTTGGCGTTCAGCGCCTCGCGGAAGGTCTCGGCATGTTCCTTGATGTCCTTGCGCACCTCCTCCCGTTCCGCCTCGGTTCCGTCCGGCCCGACCAGGAGGGCGGCGAGCACGTCGGCGCGCAAGGCATCGTGCATCATGTCGCCGGTCTGGTGGTTGGCCAGGGCTTCGGCCGTGGTCAGAACCTGCTCGTTCGCTCTGTCGACCACCCAAAGCGCCGAAATGCCGACGCCCCCCACGATCAGCAAAGCCAGAGCAAAGGACAAAGGCAGCAGAGAAAGTTTCCGGGACAATGTCAGAACGGACATTCGCGCAACCCTTCATTGGTGCACAAAATGGGTTTGGCGTATCATCCGTGCATCATAGGCAATTTAATGTGTGTTCTTCCATAGGGGTTTTTAGGGATGTTGCGCGGGCGCCCGGCCACCCGCGCGCGATCGATCAAGCCGTGCCGCGGACGCTGCCGAGGAAGCGGTTGACCTGGGTGTTCAACAGCTCCGCCTGTTTCGACAGCTCGCCCGACGAGGCGAGCAGGCGCGTCGCACCGCTTCCGGTCTCCGACGCCGCTTGCAGGACACCGCCGATCGAGGCGGAGACCTCGTTGGTGCCGGCCGCCGCCTGCTGGACGTTGCGGGCGATCTCCATGGTGGCGGCGTTCTGGCCGTCGACCGCCTGGGCGATGGTGCCGACGATGCTGTTCACCTCGCCGATGGTGGCGGCGATGCTCTGGATCGCCTGGACCGCGTCGGCGGTCGCCGTCTGGATCTCGGCGATCTGCTGCGAGATGTCGCCGGTCGCCTTGGCGGTCTGGTTGGCCAGGCTCTTGACCTCGCTGGCGACCACGGCGAAGCCCTTGCCGGCCTCGCCCGCGCGCGCCGCCTCGATCGTCGCGTTCAGCGCCAGAAGGTTGGTCTGGCCGGCGATGGAGTTGATGAGATTCACCACATCGCCGATCTGGTTGGCCTTGGACGACAGGCCGTCGACGATGCGGTTGGTGCCGTCGGCCTGATCGGCGGCCTGCTTGGCCTTGCGGCTGCTTTCACCGATCTGGCGGCCGATCTCGGCGATGGAGGCGGCCAGCTCCTCGGCGGCGGCGGCCACGGTCTGGACATTGACCGACGCCTGTTCCGACGCGGCGGCGACGGTGGTCGCCTGGGTCTCGGTATGGTCGGCGGTGGTCGCCAGCGACTGCGCCAGGCTCCGCACCTCGGTGGAGGAGGCGGCGACGCTGTCGACCACGCCCTTCACCTCGCTCTCGAAGCGGTTGGCGAGCGCCGCCATCTCGGCCCGCTTGCGCTCCTCGGCCGCGTGTTCCGCTTCGGCCTGACGGCGGCGGAAGGCGTCGGCCTCGACCGCGTTGGCCTTGAACACCTCGACCGCGCCGGTGATCTGGCCGATCTCGTCCTTGGACTCCGATGCCGGGACGGCGACCGTCAGGTCGCCCTTGGCGAGCGTCAGCATCGCGTTGGTCAGCCGGCGCAGCGGGCGCAGGGCCGCCACCGTCCACAGCCCGAAGGCGGCGGCCATCAGCAGGGCGACACCGCACAGCGACAGCATCAGCGTCTGGAACCCGCTGGCGACGCCGCGCGCCCGCGCGGCGATCTGCTGGTTCTTGCGCTCTTGCAGGTCGATG from Azospirillum sp. B510 includes:
- a CDS encoding glycosyltransferase family 10 domain-containing protein, with amino-acid sequence MIDQRTSDFLSEFLASPNRDPAVLDRFLLHGPERGGRAARPRLKIAFFDFWPEFDPSANFFVEILSSRFDVSVVDNDSDLAILSVFGERHREARTARALFFTGENVRPPLDGVDMSVSFDRIDHPRHYRLPLYVMHAWDHRREGATPHFCHPVLPPVPPTREEAAKRKFCAFLYKNPHCARRNDFFQMLCARRHVESVGWLLNNTGSVVKMGWLPKIRVFARYRFAFAFENAAHPGYLTEKILDAFQAGTVPLYWGDSGVLRDVAAGSFIDVSRYASDEEAIEAILAIDDDYDSYRRYRGTAPFLGTEDFYFDAYRLAEWIESRL
- a CDS encoding tetratricopeptide repeat protein; amino-acid sequence: MTGFARAAAAEARGDLPQARELYLDLLRADPRDAAALHRLAMVELRLGRPGEAVTLFQKSLAIARNLEVLLDFGAAMAGMARWDAAATVYAAALRVGPDSVDAQYGLALALHGQGRPGDAEPHYRKVLATHAHLGEVHNNLGVALLDLGRFAEAAAAHREAVRLDPGDAAGWGKLGVALQRMGDGGAAEAALRKAAGFAPQSAEHWYNLACVLEAGGRAAEAAGAARIAVALDPAEAANWLALGNAAQAAERREEAWRETAWRAAAAAVRLAPSDPAARNNLANALRSLGRLRDAVVEYRAALALQPDFPVAEINLALALSILREAEGALAVLRGLTARQPANDEAWRRMGRVLVDAVRPDLAVAALRNAIVLLPGDPESHADLAMAAAMCDWSGQSAEACRRVLRLAPGHAAALGQLFRQQRALCDWRGLDGLEALLLRRAREGAEGVSPFDLLSCDSSLADQMAVAARWAAAKSRDAVPVNMPAAIPSAAASADRRLRVGYLSSDFREHAMGHLMVDALETHDRSRFAVTAYSTGIDDGSALRRRFERSLERFVDLRRHSDADAAAVIAADGVDILVDLTGFTTFSRTAILAARPAPVQVNWLGYPGTLGASFVDYILADPTVILPGEERFFTERVVRLPDCYQPNDRRRVIADATPSRAACGLPEDGFVFCCFNSTHKLTPALLDGWARILAAVPDSLLWLYAGNPQAADNLRREGEARGNDPRRLVFAAPLPHAEHLARHRLADLFLDTLPYNAHTTASDALWAGLPVLTRRGTTFAGRVAASLLRAAGLPELIVEDQQAYEAAAISLARSPGRLRDLRHRLARALPTCPLFDTPRFTRHLEAAYRAMWDNHRSGAGPRHITIAAEAGPVGWNPDQEGKAYDSR
- a CDS encoding galactosyltransferase-related protein, whose amino-acid sequence is MTVDDSAGQRLSRRLNIVVPYRDRESHLREFAPWVSAYFDRLEPPIDYRVTIVEQEDGLPFNRGALMNAGFLLGEAWSDYACLHDVDYLPVDADYSWADRPTPILWYGAEQRPVAPGVSDRTVTTNLESSMGGVLLMPNAVMRQVDGYSNGYWGWGYEDFDFSLRIRARQLPTSRRKGRFQPLDHRNDGFTPEAAPSPISLVNRRVFQELWSTGKIPAGDGLSSLAFEVLDRRPCAGCIAGAEERWEIVRVRFAHAPRPDQAEADRAAAQAREDGA
- a CDS encoding orotate phosphoribosyltransferase, with amino-acid sequence MSSLPDQATIAATAAKILLEIKALHFNAETPFIFTSGWASPVYTDCRRIVSFPRARKALMDFAVATIEREIGYEAIDAVAGGETAGIPFAAWIADRLELPMQYVRKKPKGFGRNAQIEGLLTEGQRVLLVEDLATDGKSKENFVTALRNGGAQVTDTFVIFHYGIFPQSKVNMDAIGVRLHALCTWWDVLKVARENRYFDENTLSEVEKFLNDPVGWSSAHGGKSSM
- a CDS encoding methyl-accepting chemotaxis protein; this encodes MSVLTLSRKLSLLPLSFALALLIVGGVGISALWVVDRANEQVLTTAEALANHQTGDMMHDALRADVLAALLVGPDGTEAEREEVRKDIKEHAETFREALNANRRLALSPTVEKGVGDLLGPMEEYIRAAENLVDLALRDTAKAKAGLPAFLERFHQLEDRNDALSTLIRTENQANSKESDSITIYAYALIGAVTALAIVGSAILALGIGRSITRPLDRAADGIAGIGHGRRDIALDYPVDDAIGRVTAAVMLMQSQAADLDRRRAEEEERQSRDLRKLATLGEATDRFTHQTAAILRGLGATSEQLQSTAGLMSEDAGRAAGEIGDLRGRADSAARIVRDAAAGADGLGGLIDEVGRHSGQATRMTADAVQRTGEAAHRIRDLADASRRIGDVVGLINSIASQTNLLALNATIEAARAGEAGKGFAVVANEVKNLAGQTARATEDIQGQIAGIQAIVDDAVQAMDGVSSTVEAVRDSGAAIADSVSRQSDAAQGILRAMNDGSGAVTAMSGTLAGVHDTIVGTDRTAGELAAAATELRREMERLRTEVDSYILSVRTA
- a CDS encoding methyl-accepting chemotaxis protein translates to MFLSRHATIRTRLFLGFGVVLVLLISLTVIGVREVRKIDSDLTRINDVNSVKQRYAINFRGSVHDRAIALRDVVLIGDPAILSSILATIDRLGAFYDEAAKPLDAMFASMTDIEPEERALLAGIKEIEAKTLPAIKSVIAARKANDMATAQKILMQDARPGFDEWLKRINAFIDLQERKNQQIAARARGVASGFQTLMLSLCGVALLMAAAFGLWTVAALRPLRRLTNAMLTLAKGDLTVAVPASESKDEIGQITGAVEVFKANAVEADAFRRRQAEAEHAAEERKRAEMAALANRFESEVKGVVDSVAASSTEVRSLAQSLATTADHTETQATTVAAASEQASVNVQTVAAAAEELAASIAEIGRQIGESSRKAKQAADQADGTNRIVDGLSSKANQIGDVVNLINSIAGQTNLLALNATIEAARAGEAGKGFAVVASEVKSLANQTAKATGDISQQIAEIQTATADAVQAIQSIAATIGEVNSIVGTIAQAVDGQNAATMEIARNVQQAAAGTNEVSASIGGVLQAASETGSGATRLLASSGELSKQAELLNTQVNRFLGSVRGTA